One Trichoderma atroviride chromosome 7, complete sequence DNA segment encodes these proteins:
- a CDS encoding uncharacterized protein (EggNog:ENOG41~TransMembrane:1 (i274-295o)) — protein sequence MPAPYSDDLYSGDGNPWEDEQQQDEQHDDSSALSPADGYFHASSSGPEAAAASSSPSRYAARQSSSVPFVPNVMVEDPTLHEDRAAAKAREAAEESRINRAAGGSTPFDHRQPHHQPAQGEASFHQPSPPFRAPPSQAAAYPPFQAHHHLASSSSSSSASPSGHHHRRSIDEEVSSFQPSSSMGRPSDQYTVHRQTDAPPAYSPSASSPPLSSSYQTFSPPHAAAQSDTMGVPEENQSLLPRQPESMGGPPNGSQETLWRRIKRNTTTRKRVRTILGVLLIISIVAALFGGTLSISSGGGRVSIYLHYQLYKKNMYMF from the coding sequence ATGCCGGCTCCATACTCTGACGACCTGTACTCCGGGGATGGCAACCCGTGGgaagacgagcagcagcaggacgAGCAGCACGACGATAGCAGTGCCCTGTCGCCCGCCGACGGCTACTTCCACGCGTCGTCATCCGGTCCAGAAGCGGCCGCagcgtcatcgtcgccgtcacGCTACGCCGCGCGCCAGTCGTCCAGCGTGCCGTTTGTGCCCAATGTCATGGTCGAGGACCCGACGCTGCACGAGGACCGCGCCGCCGCAAAGGCCAGAGAAGCCGCTGAGGAGAGTCGCATAAATAGGGCTGCGGGCGGCTCGACTCCCTTTGACCATCGCCAGCCGCATCACCAACCAGCCCAGGGCGAGGCCAGCTTCCACCAGCCCTCTCCCCCGTTCCGTGCTCCTCCctctcaagctgctgcgtATCCCCCGTTCCAGGCCCATCACCACCtggcctcgtcgtcttcttcgtcgtcagcCTCGCCTTccggccatcatcaccgtcgTAGCATTGACGAAGAGGTCTCGTCGTTCCAGCCCTCCAGTTCCATGGGCCGGCCTTCAGACCAGTACACGGTTCATCGCCAGACCGACGCGCCTCCTGCGTACTCCCCCTCAGCCTCTTCGCCGCCGCTGTCTTCCAGCTATCAGACATTTTCACCTCCACACGCTGCTGCGCAGTCTGACACTATGGGTGTGCCCGAGGAGAACCAGTCTTTGCTTCCACGACAGCCAGAGTCCATGGGCGGACCGCCCAATGGATCGCAAGAGACGCTGTGGCGACGAATCAAGAGAAATACCACCACGAGAAAGAGGGTTCGCACCATCCTTGGTGTGCTTCTCATCATTTCCATTGTAGCTGCGCTGTTTGGTGGCACCTTGAGCATAAGTAGCGGCGGCGGTAGGGTGAGTATCTACCTACACTATCAATTATACAAGAAAAACATGTACATGTTCTAA
- a CDS encoding uncharacterized protein (EggNog:ENOG41) gives MVWPPSNNCQGGPFKDSKINEVVSFGTSKKLSIIQTIEKDGRNHRGPTPSVYGEVILQPVDASSSGQIQLEVATNDEDLHVDVDFNKRDQQFKVTVPRWVDWREPSWRACIQIRITVSVPREAQLDSLHIETVQLDVAVKDGFVLSSVTDAQIKTVTGDVITGSLSSGNVAPYTLASRSIIIDTVSGDVGGWFPLYDLLKIHSVSGHIKADLTPKPSQDKKPEQAVLSVETVSGDIKVIEPLLRNKRNDDFPPRDYVVGVSSSSGQIVAELAFTSRAKIETISGDQRLTLLPLFGSSSSLPSLSTDTKSGKTTLTVLEPLWKEGATHIGYYDPATPSKDKNSKLDNYDEPWIIIHPDQQLDNVPDVELTSTVNASGGGDGLTRLQSHHASISGDFRLNYPASWEGAFLLTTLSGGQDIRGDDLHYKRLSGIIKRIEGTKGDGKSDLTIDSMSGREELVFGSA, from the coding sequence ATGGTGTGGCCTCCTAGCAACAACTGCCAGGGCGGGCCCTTCAAGGACTCCAAGATTAACGAAGTCGTCAGCTTTGGCACCAGCAAGAAACTCAGCATCATTCAGACCATTGAGAAGGATGGCAGAAACCACCGAGGACCCACGCCAAGCGTTTATGGCGAGGTCATTCTACAGCCTGTCgatgcttcatcttccgGACAGATTCAGCTCGAAGTCGCTACCAATGACGAGGATTTGCATGTCGATGTCGACTTCAATAAGCGAGACCAGCAGTTCAAGGTGACTGTCCCTCGCTGGGTCGACTGGAGAGAGCCCAGCTGGCGGGCTTGCATCCAGATTAGAATCACCGTCTCCGTCCCTCGTGAAGCCCAGCTCGACTCGTTGCACATTGAGACGGTCCAACTTGATGTCGCTGTCAAGGATGGCTTTGTTCTCAGCTCTGTCACCGATGCGCAGATCAAGACGGTTACAGGAGACGTGATTACAGGCAGTTTGTCGTCGGGCAATGTGGCACCGTACACCTTGGCCTCTCGGAGCATCATCATTGATACCGTCAGCGGCGATGTCGGCGGCTGGTTCCCTCTGTACGACCTCCTCAAGATCCATAGTGTTTCTGGCCATATCAAGGCGGATCTTACCCCAAAGCCGTCGCAGGATAAGAAGCCTGAACAAGCCGTGCTCAGTGTCGAGACTGTTTCTGGAGACATCAAGGTAATCGAGCCGTTGCTCAGAAACAAGCGCAATGACGATTTCCCGCCGCGAGATTATGTCGTTGGAGTGTCCTCGTCTTCCGGCCAAATTGTCGCCGAGCTGGCTTTTACTTCAAGAGCAAAGATTGAGACCATTTCTGGAGACCAAAGGTtgacgctgctgcctctctttggctccagctcgtcgcTACCTAGTCTTTCGACTGACACAAAGAGTGGAAAGACGACGTTGACGGTCTTGGAGCCGCTGTGGAAAGAGGGCGCAACCCATATCGGTTACTACGATCCTGCGACCCCATCAAAGGATAAAAACTCAAAGCTGGACAACTATGACGAGCCTTGGATCATCATCCACCCCGACCAACAGCTGGACAATGTTCCAGACGTGGAACTCACGTCTACCGTGAATGCCAGCGGCGGAGGCGACGGATTGACTCGTCTCCAGTCCCACCACGCGTCCATCAGCGGAGATTTTAGGCTCAACTACCCTGCTTCGTGGGAAGGAGCCTTTCTCTTGACGACTCTTTCTGGCGGCCAGGACATTCGCGGCGATGATTTGCACTACAAACGGTTGAGCGGCATCATTAAGCGCATTGAGGGGACAAAGGGCGACGGCAAGTCGGATTTGACGATTGATTCCATGTCTGGTCGCGAGGAGCTGGTGTTTGGAAGTGCTTAA
- a CDS encoding uncharacterized protein (EggNog:ENOG41), whose translation MVSQPDPAPSLAIRGTSSLVSRPSARSKRYNRSTVGAASSYLPQNEFPVFSHSGDVEILIRAGAVENRYLLHRHTLTRCSGFFEASTSNEWSRAQPLLPSGHELSRIGEDGGDATDAENAAPKRKWRYELDSGSGPNDIPMLMQRDEPRQDPRPMATASLFGAAPKASRSSHHKSSSYSHSSKRDYSRSVMSLGAQPQTLSQADEDLLRDYDNLFRTFYNYPPVLDSINVADAYVQCKSLLTLADQYDALAVIGPRVDHHLLQFQSRLWKQIAKYPISYLRLGYLARSKVIFQEALIHVVGQWPAGERSLRATMPDIVLDIIEDKVDELEETVSRVEGRLFRLNLNTSRGERVTPNNGYLDWLATSLFRQWIADNTTPQPPPEYRGSRENRPADPPPPPPAPPLTSVGRAYRTLGSDNPDTFLGHDECKKFLKLTPEFYSRENLRRFEKRMDELKAMARSVVRPLMNSGLELDLSGSSRVADSIGYLTCTEVGNRDLPWSVEE comes from the coding sequence ATGGTCTCCCAACCCGATCCAGCGCCGTCTCTCGCAATCCGCGGCACCTCGTCCCTGGTCTCTCGCCCGTCGGCTCGCAGCAAGCGCTACAATCGCTCGACAGTCGGCGCCGCCAGCTCGTATCTGCCGCAGAATGAATTCCCCGTCTTCTCCCACAGCGGCGACGTCGAGATCCTGATCCGCGCAGGCGCCGTCGAGAACCGATACCTGCTGCACCGCCACACCCTGACGCGATGCAGCGGCTTCTTCGAGGCGAGCACGTCCAACGAGTGGTCGCGGGCGCAGCCGCTGCTCCCCAGCGGTCACGAACTGTCTCGGATCGGTGAggacggcggcgatgccaCAGACGCCGAGAATGCGGCGCCCAAGCGGAAATGGCGGTACGAGCTGGATTCCGGCTCGGGGCCAAACGACATCCCCATGCTCATGCAGCGAGACGAGCCTCGACAAGATCCCCGGCCCATGGCAACGGCGTCGCTCTTTGGCGCGGCGCCCAAGGCCTCGCGCTCCTCGCAtcacaagagcagcagctactCGCATTCCTCCAAGCGCGACTACTCACGATCCGTCATGAGCCTCGGCGCCCAGCCCCAGACGCTTTCGCAGGCCGACGAGGACCTGCTGCGCGATTACGACAACCTATTCCGCACCTTTTACAACTACCCGCCCGTGCTGGACAGCATCAACGTGGCCGACGCCTACGTGCAGTGCAAGAGCCTCTTGACGCTGGCAGACCAGTACGACGCCCTGGCCGTCATCGGGCCCCGCGTGGACCACCACCTGCTGCAGTTCCAGTCGCGCCTGTGGAAGCAGATTGCAAAATACCCCATTTCCTACCTCCGTCTGGGCTATCTTGCGCGCAGCAAGGTCATCTTCCAGGAGGCCCTGATCCACGTCGTCGGCCAGTGGCCCGCCGGCGAGCGCAGCCTTCGCGCCACCATGCCCGACATTGTGCTGGACATTATCGAGGACAAggtggacgagctggaggagacGGTCAGCCGGGTCGAGGGCCGCCTGTTCCGCCTCAACCTCAACACGTCGCGGGGCGAGCGCGTCACCCCCAACAACGGCTACCTCGACTGGCTGGCCACGAGCCTCTTCCGCCAATGGATCGCCGACAACACCACGCCTCAGCCGCCGCCCGAGTATCGCGGATCCAGAGAGAACCGCCCCGCCGatccacctcctcctccgccggcCCCGCCGCTGACCTCGGTCGGCAGAGCGTACCGCACTCTCGGGTCCGACAACCCGGACACGTTTCTGGGGCACGATGAGTGCAAAAAGTTTCTCAAACTGACGCCCGAGTTCTACAGCCGGGAGAACCTGCGGCGGTTCGAGAAGCGCATGGACgagctcaaggccatggcccGGTCTGTGGTGCGGCCCCTTATGAACAGCGGCCTCGAGCTGGACTTGAGCGGCTCCAGCCGAGTGGCTGACAGCATTGGGTACTTGACGTGCACTGAGGTCGGCAATAGAGACCTGCCCTGGTCGGTAGAGGAATGA
- a CDS encoding uncharacterized protein (TransMembrane:1 (i360-389o)), with the protein MNQADKRRGGGRSSSNGPAWRTGQATHTSRHSTHTIGGVATAAGATGAGSSNSDTMPLMPPRAAMVGTNSAAGDDAHNGSPTMLDRKRKDKARDISNSSSGTARGSSPHGVSSNSNNSGGSGSPISKSQLRRQQQQQQQQSDSASASLLREKDERITYLENEMGIMEREFHQELDRLSQTESETATFWQGKHSALNQQYLRTDTELRLLRAEVDVREAEREELRQGVEVLRRELQEKDDEIRRLRGQVRGLKEFVSTSTRTDDQTSDEVFGDGMTKLGNGLQNWVITNFRKAKLDLSQASDSTLAELGHLVPMYDELIHTSKVHLLQSIVSSILVEMVFNAYYVGLSEEDTRHFQQMEQLLTFLCCLSPPFFLFLFVSCFFSSSTYMFWGIPPN; encoded by the exons atgaatCAAGCTGATAAGCGCCGCGGCGGCGGTCGCAGCAGTAGCAACGGCCCAGCTTGGCGAACTGGACAAGCGACGCACACAAGCCGCCACAGCACCCACACGATAGGCGGAgtagcaacagcagcaggcgCAACAGGCGCAGGGAGCAGTAATTCCGACACGATGCCGTTGATGCCGCCTCGCGCAGCCATGGTGGGCACAAACTCGGCAGCCGGAGACGACGCCCACAACGGAAGCCCGACGATGCTGGATCGAAAACGCAAAGACAAGGCTCGCGACATATCCAATAGCTCTTCCGGCACGGCCAGAGGGTCAAGTCCCCACGGCGTgtccagcaacagcaacaacagtggcggcagcggcagccccATCTCAAAGTCGCAGCTTCGccgtcagcagcagcagcagcagcagcaatcagaTTCAGCCTCAGCAAGCCTCCTCCGCGAAAAGGACGAGCGCATCACCTACCTCGAGAACGAAATGGGCATCATGGAAAGAGAGTTCCACCAAGAACTAGACCGACTAAGCCAGACAGAGAGCGAAACCGCAACCTTTTGGCAGGGCAAACATTCCGCGCTGAACCAGCAGTATCTACGCACAGATACcgagctgaggctgctgcgggcCGAAGTCGACGTCCGCGAGGCAGAGCGGGAAGAACTACGGCAAGGAGTCGAAGTCCTGCGGCGGGAGCTGCAGGAAAAGGACGACGAGATCAGAAGACTCCGGGGCCAGGTCAGAGGGCTAAAGGAGTTTGTCAGCACGAGCACGAGAACGGACGACCAGACGAGCGATGAGGTCTTTGGCGACGGCATGACCAAGCTGGGCAACGGCTTGCAGAATTGGGTCATTACCAATTTTCGAAAAGCAAAACTAG ACCTATCCCAGGCCAGCGACTCTACGCTCGCAGAACTCGGCCACCTCGTGCCCATGTACGACGAGCTAATCCACACGTCCAAAGTCCACCTCTTGCAGTCCATCGTCTCGAGCATCCTCGTCGAAATGGTCTTCAACGCCTACTACGTGGGTCTCTCAGAAGAAGATACACGGCACTTTCAACAGATGGAGCAATTACTCACCTTTCTATGCTGTTTgtctccccctttttttctttttctttttgtttcttgctttttctcttcctcaacaTACATGTTCTGGGGAATACCCCCCAACTAA
- a CDS encoding uncharacterized protein (TransMembrane:1 (i360-389o)) — protein sequence MNQADKRRGGGRSSSNGPAWRTGQATHTSRHSTHTIGGVATAAGATGAGSSNSDTMPLMPPRAAMVGTNSAAGDDAHNGSPTMLDRKRKDKARDISNSSSGTARGSSPHGVSSNSNNSGGSGSPISKSQLRRQQQQQQQQSDSASASLLREKDERITYLENEMGIMEREFHQELDRLSQTESETATFWQGKHSALNQQYLRTDTELRLLRAEVDVREAEREELRQGVEVLRRELQEKDDEIRRLRGQVRGLKEFVSTSTRTDDQTSDEVFGDGMTKLGNGLQNWVITNFRKAKLGGLQAEISNQTRIFIISGRLTKRKYEKQTYPRPATLRSQNSATSCPCTTS from the coding sequence atgaatCAAGCTGATAAGCGCCGCGGCGGCGGTCGCAGCAGTAGCAACGGCCCAGCTTGGCGAACTGGACAAGCGACGCACACAAGCCGCCACAGCACCCACACGATAGGCGGAgtagcaacagcagcaggcgCAACAGGCGCAGGGAGCAGTAATTCCGACACGATGCCGTTGATGCCGCCTCGCGCAGCCATGGTGGGCACAAACTCGGCAGCCGGAGACGACGCCCACAACGGAAGCCCGACGATGCTGGATCGAAAACGCAAAGACAAGGCTCGCGACATATCCAATAGCTCTTCCGGCACGGCCAGAGGGTCAAGTCCCCACGGCGTgtccagcaacagcaacaacagtggcggcagcggcagccccATCTCAAAGTCGCAGCTTCGccgtcagcagcagcagcagcagcagcaatcagaTTCAGCCTCAGCAAGCCTCCTCCGCGAAAAGGACGAGCGCATCACCTACCTCGAGAACGAAATGGGCATCATGGAAAGAGAGTTCCACCAAGAACTAGACCGACTAAGCCAGACAGAGAGCGAAACCGCAACCTTTTGGCAGGGCAAACATTCCGCGCTGAACCAGCAGTATCTACGCACAGATACcgagctgaggctgctgcgggcCGAAGTCGACGTCCGCGAGGCAGAGCGGGAAGAACTACGGCAAGGAGTCGAAGTCCTGCGGCGGGAGCTGCAGGAAAAGGACGACGAGATCAGAAGACTCCGGGGCCAGGTCAGAGGGCTAAAGGAGTTTGTCAGCACGAGCACGAGAACGGACGACCAGACGAGCGATGAGGTCTTTGGCGACGGCATGACCAAGCTGGGCAACGGCTTGCAGAATTGGGTCATTACCAATTTTCGAAAAGCAAAACTAGGTGGGCTGCAAGCTGAAATTAGTAACCAAACTCGTATTTTCATAATTTCAGGCAGGCTAACAAAACGGAAATACGAAAAGCAGACCTATCCCAGGCCAGCGACTCTACGCTCGCAGAACTCGGCCACCTCGTGCCCATGTACGACGAGCTAA
- a CDS encoding uncharacterized protein (SECRETED:SignalP(1-23)) translates to MPPRPSPTHFLCIPLAGMQLANSLASFRADVTSAMSFGLPKDAVRPLGTLHLTLGVMSLNKDGVEKAVDILRGLELREILAESRLAKSNQTSAAALALSEGSIDGSQLSQPNSSLSLTIRGLHSMQPAAKATVLYAPPSDPAGILYDFCKLLQKPFQESGLMIDENRPLLLHATIINTIYVKNSGGSSGARGKRREKLTIDARDVLSRYDDYIWAEDMPVTRVALCRMGAKPIEGTDDAAYEVEADVEFES, encoded by the coding sequence ATGCCTCCAAGGCCTTCTCCTACGCATTTCCTCTGCATACCCCTCGCTGGGATGCAGTTGGCCAATTCTCTGGCATCCTTTCGAGCCGATGTGACCAGTGCAATGAGCTTCGGCCTGCCCAAGGACGCGGTCCGGCCTTTGGGGACGCTACATCTAACGCTTGGGGTCATGTCCCTGAATAAGGACGGCGTGGAGAAGGCAGTAGATATACTCAGGGGCCTGGAGCTGAGAGAAATACTTGCCGAGTCGAGATTGGCCAAGTCTAATCAGacgtctgctgctgctttggcaCTGTCCGAGGGTAGCATCGATGGCAGCCAGCTGTCACAGCCAAACAGCAGTCTGTCTCTCACCATTCGAGGATTACACTCCAtgcagccagcagcaaaagcaactGTATTATACGCACCTCCTTCAGATCCTGCAGGCATTCTATACGATTTCTGCAAGCTGCTACAAAAACCGTTCCAAGAAAGTGGACTAATGATTGACGAAAACCGACCGTTGCTGCTTCACGCTACTATTATCAATACGATATACGTCAAGAACAGTGGTGGCAGCAGTGGagcaagagggaaaaggcgAGAGAAGCTAACAATCGACGCGAGAGATGTGTTGAGTCGGTACGATGACTATATATGGGCCGAAGACATGCCCGTCACTCGCGTCGCTCTGTGTAGAATGGGCGCCAAGCCGATTGAAGGGACAGACGACGCTGCATACGAAGTCGAGGCTGATGTCGAGTTTGAGTCTTGA